From the bacterium genome, the window TCACAAAAGAGGTATCGTTTCTATGGCACGAAGTTCTCATCCGGATAGTGCCGGGTCTCAATTCTTTATCTGTGTTGCCCCGGCGACTTTCCTGGATGGACAATATACAGTATTTGGAGAGGTAATAAATGGGATGGATGTTGCGGATAAGATTGTCAATGTTCCCAAGGACAGAAATGATAACCCATTAGAAAAGATACCAATGACCGTATCGGTTATCAGTGTAAGCGTTCAGCCATAGAGGCACAGAGTTCACAGAGAATTAAGGAAATTAACCACAAATGGATACGAATTAACCTGTGACATTCGATAAATGTAGTGCGAACCTTTATGTTCGCTTTCCTGCTTGCCCGAAGCGAGGCTAACGCCTCGCACTACAAATCTTTTTATTATTCGTGTTCATTCGTGGTTATATATTCTCTCTGTGTTCTCTGTGACTCTGTGGCTATATCCTGAACGGTTATTTATCAGTAAATAAATGACTTGTGAATTAATTCTTAAAGCAAATTATATATTACCCATATTAACGCCTTTAATTCAAGATGGAGGTATTCATATTAAAGATGGCACAATAATTGAATGTGCCAAATTTTCTAAAATCTCAAGTGGAGATAAAAAGATTGTAGAATTAAAGAACGCCTGTTTATTGCCTGGTTTTGTCAATGCACATAGTCATCTTGAATTAACCAGTCTAAAGGGTAAAATTCCGTATAAAGGGTCATTTATTCAATGGATTCAGGATATAATTGAAGCAAAAAAAGGTTGGAATGAAAGGAATTACATAAATTCTTTAAAGTTAAGTATTAAACAATTAATCGAAAGTGGCACAACAACAATTGTAGATATTACGGCAAGTGGATTATCACCACAAATTTTATTAACCTCTAATTTACGAGGTAGAACTTATAAAGAGATAACTGGCTTTAAATTTGATTCAGTAAGTCAAATTATTACAGACTTAAAAAAATATCTATCAAATTTATCCCCAACAAATTTAATCGACTTTGGTGTATCTCCACATTCACCTTATTCAGTTAGTCCAAAGTTACTTACAGAGTTATTTAGTCTATCCCAAAATAATAATTTACCTCTGTCTATTCATCTGGCTGAGGATAAAACAGAACTAAAATTTCTTATGAAAGGTAAAGGTGAAATAATAAATTTATTAAAAGAATTAAATGTTTGGGAAGATGAATGGAAACAACCAGGACTGTCTTCAGTAAAATATTTAGATTCCATAGGGATATTGAATTCAAATATTATTGGTGTGC encodes:
- a CDS encoding amidohydrolase family protein: MTCELILKANYILPILTPLIQDGGIHIKDGTIIECAKFSKISSGDKKIVELKNACLLPGFVNAHSHLELTSLKGKIPYKGSFIQWIQDIIEAKKGWNERNYINSLKLSIKQLIESGTTTIVDITASGLSPQILLTSNLRGRTYKEITGFKFDSVSQIITDLKKYLSNLSPTNLIDFGVSPHSPYSVSPKLLTELFSLSQNNNLPLSIHLAEDKTELKFLMKGKGEIINLLKELNVWEDEWKQPGLSSVKYLDSIGILNSNIIGVHLNCINEEDLEILKKRRVGVVHCPKSHKFFQRDDFPIQKLIDKGIIIALGTDSLASNDSLNMLEEIKELKRRYKTLSAEEILELATINGAKILGLMDKIGTLQPGKKADIIALRLPEDLTKEKLYEFIVTNAKKVILNMVDGNFLSFEV